CAGCCTTTTCTAACAACAATGCCAAAATAAAACTTAGGTACCCCATTCCCCAAAAGATTCTATTTATAGGTACAAAAACATTCCTCCGTAGGGCCCACTCTGCACGTTCCCATTTCTAATCCTACCTTTCCACCTGGTTGTCATGTGAGTTTACTTTTCTGCCCTTTCTTTTGTACACGTTAATAATGGGGGGTCTTACAGAATGACCTGTAAAGCAAGAATCTTCTCTGATCACTTCCCTCTATTATTAGAGGCAGGTGCAGTATTATGGGGCCATCCCTATTTAGATTTTGCAATAGTTggttgttgataaaagagtgCAACAAAGTCATTGAGGAAGTTTTGAAAAGTGTCCCAGGCATTGGGTGGGCTGGTTTCATTCTTCATGAGCAACTTTGTAAAGTTAAAAATTGGCATGCTACTCATCTGATTGATCTAAAGCAGAAAGAGGAAAGGCTTTTCAGAGAGTTAGAAATCAGCGATGGGCTTGCAAAAAGTGTTGGTCTGAATGAAGTGGAATTGGTTCGCAAATGAGCCATCCAAACAGAATTGCTTTGTATTTACAGAACTGAAAAAAGAAACTTCATACAGAAAAAGTCAAGTAAATTTGCTTGCTGTAGGAGATGAAAACACTGGCTTTTTTCACAGATTCCTTaatgcaaaaaaagaaaaaaaggataaaCCTAATCACAGAATTGATGGATGAGCAACGGGTGATAACGGAGTCTTTTCGTGACATTGAAAGGGTTATATTGGGGTTCTATGATGGCCTTCATAAAGGAATTCCAGGAGTCAGATATCTTCCTTTTATGAGAGATTGGTCTTGTGTCTCTGTTTCTCAAAATTTATCACTAGTAAACAGCTTTTCAGAGGTGAAGATTTGTAAGGCAATTAAAGCATTAGAGGCAGTAAAGCTCTTGGACTGGATTGTTTTACTACAGAATTTTTAGTGAAACATTGGCCAAATCTCAAAGAAAGTTTCAAGAGATTGTTTGATGACTTCCACAGAAATGGTAAGCATAATGCTTGTATTCAAGAAAACTTCGTTTGCTTAATTCAGAAGAAAGAAGATGCGATCCATGTTAGAGACTTTAGACCTATTAGTCTCACAACCATCATTTACAAGGTGGTTGCCAAGGTGCTAGCAGATAGGCTCAAAGGGGTTATAGATTCAATAACCAGCCCTTTCCAAAGTGCGTTCATCGAAGGTAGATAGATTTTAGACCCCATTCTTATAGCTAACGAAGCTGTAGAAGATTATCgtgccaaaaagaaaaaagggtgGATTTTGAAATTAGACCTTGAAAAAACCTTTGATAGGGTGGATTGGAGCTTCCTTGAAAAGGTTGTGCACTGCAAGAAGTTCAGCTCAAAATAGATTTCTTGGATTATGGCCTGTATCAAAAATACCAAGTTCTCCATATTCATCAATGATAAATCGAGAGGAAGGATAATGGCTTCAAGGGGAATTCGTCAAGGTGATCCTCTCTCCCCTTTCCTCTTTCTGCTAGTAAGTGAAGTACTAGTAGGTTTAATGAATAAGCTGCATTTGAACGGTCATTTTGAGGGTTTTTTGGTGGGGAAAGACAGAATACACATCCCCATACTTCAGTATGCCGATGATACCATCTTGTTCTGTAAAGATGATGAAAGCATGCTAATTAAGCTCAAGGAGACCATCAATCTGTTTGAATGGTGCTCGGGTCAAAAAGTGAATTGGGGAAAATCAGCATTAAGTGGAATAAATTAGGGGATGATGAGCTTGCATGGGTGGAAAATTGGCTGTAGAACGGAAAAACTTCAATTTTTGTTCCTAGGTCTTCCATCGGGAGGATATCCTAGGCAGAAATTGTTTTGGTAGCCAGTTGTAGACAGAGTTTACAAAAAACTGGATAGACGGAAAAGGTTCAATATTTCAAGAGGTCGAAGACAAATTCTTTGCAACTCGGTATTGGCCAGCCTCCCTACTTACTACCTATCCACTTTGCCATTCTAGAAAAgttaatttgaatattttttttaaaggggAATCGGGTAGCAAGATTAATCATTTGGCTTCTTGGAAAAAGGTGAAGCCTTCTCAATTAGAGGGGGGTAGGTTTGGGTGgtttaagaaacaaaaacaaggCCCTCCTTGCTAAATGGGGTTGGAGATTTTTGAAAGAAGACTCCGCGTTGTGGTGTCAAGTAGTTAAAAGTATATATGGCTGCAAAAAATTTGATTGGCAGACTCTAAACAAATCAGGAAACAACCTTAGACATCCGTGGATCAGTATCTCTAGATGGCAACTTTCAAAACAGGGAACGGAAATCTCAGTTTCTAAATCTATTCAGATTAGCTCAATAGCCCAATGATTCGGTTGCTACCCACTGGATCATGTCCCTAATTCTTGGTTTTAGTATTTCGAAGATTGCTAAAAGATGGAGAAATTCAAGATTTCCAAAGGCTATTAACTCTTATATCTCAGAAAAGTCTAACAGACTTGGATGATAGGAGAGTTTGGTCATTAGAATCCTCGGGCCATTTTTCAGTTAAGTCCCTTTTGAAGCACCTCTCTCCCTCTTCACCTTTGGAAAAGAATTACTTTAAAGCACTTTGGAAAACTAGCAGTCCAAGGAAAATAAATGTCCTGGTTTGGATTATGGCAGTGGGTTCTTTAAACTGTTCTGAGACTATGCAAAGGAAGCTTCCCAATATGTGTTTGTTGCCTTCAGTGTGCCCCCTTTGCTTGAGAAGCAGTGAGCTCCTAATACACTTATTCATTTTCTGTCCCTTCTCATCTAATTGTTGGTTGAACATATTTTCTATGCTAAAAACAGCTTGGGTCTTTGATGGTTCACTAAGCGCCATTGTGTTCCAATTATTGAGGTTTGGTTTGAACATAACCAATGCATCTTCCATGATaaaagaagggtttgggttgacATCGTAGACCATTAAAAAAGAAACGCTGCAGCTGGGTGTTCTTCAAATGCAGAATTCAAAGATTACTCCATACAAGATATCTGCCTCAATTGGACTGCCTTCATCGAAATACAAGGCAGTTTCATCCTATTGCCAGTTCAGAATTAGTGCTTTTGTAGTTTTGACggactttaatatatatttctaccgttaagtttttatttttcagcTTTGCTTCTGTCTTACATAGGTAGATTATATTGTTATTTTGGGTGTTTATTTTGATCTTTTAATGTCCTTAGTATTGTTCTTGTATTTTGGATATGACGAGGGTGCTATGgaggtgtcaacctagttgagatgtctggGTGCACTTACTGatcctctctctctcctccATTTCTAGGCCTCTCTATTATTCTCAATGTATAACtgtcttgtactttgagtttattaataatatagaagCTTTGtctccttttaaaaaaaagaaataattaattatttttaatactTAAATTTAGGTATAGAGATAAGGAATTGCTAGATTAATTAATCTATATTACTTCATTATATTCTAGGccattattctttttctttttttcccttttaccTTGTAacttgtttattttatttacttgatGATTTGTAGAAATATCATTGTTATTTTGCTGGTAATTACCTTTTGTATTAAACTAAGGTTATTCCATCAGTGGCATATATTTTAACTGGTCTTAACATCTctatttctcattttttttctttttagtttttgaatgtAAAGGACTCATATTAGCTTTTCAAGCTATCTCTAGGAGTGGACATCAGCTGTTATGTTGAATAAGCACCATAAATCTCTAGAAACTCATTTTTAATGGCATAAACATTCTTCCTTACATATATGCTTATGTTACTGGTGTATGTTACTGTTGCACTTATACATGCGCTACATGCATATTGGATACAGATTTCTCACATGAAGAAAGAAATTGATGCAATTCGTGCTAAAGACATTTCTCAAGGTGGATTGACACAAGGGCAGCAAACTCAGATCGCTAGGAATGAGCAAAGAATTACTCAGGTGAAAAATTCTACCCCAGAATTagtatttctatttattttgtTACTTTTCTGTTCTAGAATTTCAttacttctttttcctttttcaccACATCACTTAAATTATTTCTTCTCCTAAATATAATTTTGGTAGATCATGGAAGAGCTTGAAAATTTGGAAGAGACACTGAATGATAGCATCAGGGAAAGCCTTGGTGCTCGTTCAGGGATCCGATCACGTGGTAAGAAGGGAGGAGGAATGGAAGACGATGAAGAAGTTTTAAGGTATGTTCCAAAAGATAAATGTGGTGCGAGAATGGGGGAGGGGTCTGTTAGGATTCCTTTGTTAAAAGACAATAATAATTCCAACAAAATGATTGATAGAAACAGAGGCAGCACTTTGTGATTTACTTATATTTCAATAAACAGAAAGTTCAACAAGGAAAATATTCAGATAAAAGTAAATAAACAGCAAGAAAATACACACCAGATCAGCAAGAAAGACAGAGAAAATAGCCCAGCCCTTAGTATGGCTGATGGCTCCTCCCTAAAAAATAAgtcttttccaaaataaaacCTACCTCTCCAATTCCTAAATTATTCTATTTGTACTACTCATCATTAGTGGGCCCCGCCAGTatcattcttttctttatttctctcCCAGCTCTGCCCCTTGTACATTTACTTTCCTGCCCTTCCTTTTATACTGATGGATAATAGGAGGCCTCACAACACCCCTGGCTTCAGGATTCACCTTGTCTTCAAGGTGGAAGTCGGGGAACTGCTGGTTCATTAGATAGACCGATTCCCAAGTAGCTTCAGTTTTTGGTAGATTCTTCCATTTGATTAGCCACTCATTGGCACCAAGCTCCTTGCTCCAGCGAATTCCCAGCACTGTTTCAGGGTTGAGCTGCAGTTCAAACTCTTTGGTCAGTTTAGGGGCTATTGGTTGAGTTTGCTGTTGTTGCCCTAATTTCCGTTTCAAttgagaaacatgaaacacattaTGGATGACAGCTTCAAGAGGGAGCTTCAAACGATATGCCACTTCAccaatctttttaattatttcatacGGTCCATACAACTTCGGAGCCAACTTTTCACTCCTCTTTCTGCAAGAGAGCGTTGCCTACAGGGTCTCAATTTCAGATAGACTACATCTTCCACCTCAAACTGCACCTCCCTTCTTTTTAGATTAGCAAATTTCTTCATTCTATTTTGAGCCACGTTCAGATTTTCTTTTAGAGCATTCAGGGATAAGTCCCTTTCCTTGAACATTTGTTCAACTTCATTATTCGGTGATCTCCTTTCTCCATATGAGATCAGTGGGGGTGGCGGCCTGTCAAAAACAAGTTGGAAAGGAGTGGATTTTGTGGAAGCATGGAAAGTGGTGTTATACCAAAGCTCAGCCCACGGAATAAACTTGTGCCATTTTGTGGGGGTTGTTCATTGCAGTAATGCCTTAGGTAAGTCTCAAGGCAACGGTTAACTCTCTCAGTTCGTCtatctgtttggggatgaaaaGCTGTGTTTCTCTTCAAGGATGTGCCCATAGCGGAAGAAATTTCCTTCTAGAAGTTACTCATAAAAATTTTGTCTCGGTCGATAATGATGGATTTTGGTACTCCATGTTTCCTTATCACTTTATCAATAAAGACTTCAACAACTTGTTTCGCCGAGAAGGGGTGTCTTATTGCCATAAAGTAGGCATATTTGCTTAGCCTATCCACCGCATATTTGCTTAGCCTATCCACCGCATATTTGCTTAGCCTATCCACCACAACCATTATTGCATTCACATTTCCAGCCATCCGTAGTCCTTCCACAAAATCCCCGACCAATCTTCAAGCATACTGGTACAGCAATAGGCTGAAGCAACCCTGCTGGTAAAGTTGATTCTGTTTTGTTTCTTTGACAGATGTTGCATTGCTCTACATAATTCTTAATATCTTTTTCATCCCGTCCCAATAAAGTTCACCACTCATGCGTTTATAGGTTATTAGAAATGGAGTAATGGAATGTGTGTAATAGGGTTGGTATCAAGGCAGAATGTTTGAAAATAACCAGTCTTCCTTTATAAAGCAATCTGTCATTTGACCACTGATTGTGTCTTTGAACAGCTGCAATCAATCTTTGAAGTTCAGGATCCTCTTCAACTTCCTTAAAAATCACCTCTAAGTCAGTGATACTCGGAGCACTCATTACAGCTAATTCTGTGGGTTGTTCTTCTGTTGTTTCTAGTCTCGATAAGGCATCAACAACCTTGTTCTGTTACCCGGGTTGATAGAGAATTTCAAAGTCATATCCAAGAAGTTTGGTGAGCCATTTTTGAAATTGGAGTTGCATCTCCCTCTGTTCCAACAAGAATTTAAGAGCCTTTTGGTCCGAGATGATAGTAAACTTCCTCCCGAGCACATAATGTCTCCACTTATGCATTGCCAACACCACAACCATCAATTCCCTTTCATATATTGATTTACCTTGAGCACGATAAAAAGCTTCTGGCTGAAGAAAGCAATAGGATGCCCATTTTGAGATAAGACTGCCTCTAACCCTTTTCCTGAAGCATCACTATCAATGATAAATGAGAGGGACTAATCTGGAAGTGCAAAAACAGGGACTGATATTATGGCTGTCTTCAATATTTCACAAGCTTCAGTTGCTGTCTCATCCCATGTAAAAGCATTTTTTTGCAACAATCTGGTCAGGGGAGCTACAATTTCACCTTAACCATTCACAAATCTTCTATAATAATCTCTCAAACCCAGAAATCCTCTCAACCCGGTCACATCCTTTGGTTGAGGCCAATTCAGCGTAACTTGAACCTTATCCCCATCTGCCTCTACTCCTTTAACAGAAATCCAGTGGCCGAGATATTGAATTCTTGAGTGGGCTATCACACACTTCTCTCTATTTGCAAATAACATGCTATCGCTTACAATGGAAAAAACCATCACTGAATGCTTCTCATGTTCAGTTTACATCTTTCCTATAAATcagaatatcataaaaaaaagaGTACAAATCTTCTTAAGAAAGGGCGAAATACTTGATTCATGAGAGATTGGAAAGTGGTTGGGGCGTTTGTGAGGCCAAACGATATTACCAAAAATTTGTAGGGGCCTTCATGTGTTCTAAAAGCCGTTTTCTCAATGTCTTCTTCCTTCATCCTGATTTGATGGTACCTCGATCGTATATCCAGTTTGGAAAATATGGAGGCTCCATGttattgaaagtagagacaaaAAGCATACAGCAGTTTGAGTGGGAACCCGAGAACCGAGAGAAAAATCAcgatattttgttttattattttctcatGATTACAGAGGTACAATTGAGGGAACTTAGATAGAATGCAAAGggcaaagaaaaaaggaaaagaaatatttatgGTAAGTTTTCCATAAATAAAAATTCTAATACATGTAATTCATCAAATAGCTCCTCTATAACCGGTATTGGAAACTTATCCTAGACTAGCTTGATTTAATTTCCTATAATCAACACAGAAATGCCAGCCACCATCCTTTTTCTTCACCAACAGAACTGGACTGGAGTATGGACTATGGCTCGGTCTGATCACTCCAGCTTGTAACATCTCTTCCACCAGTTTTTCAATTTCCCCTTTCTGTAAGTGACCATGTTTATAGGGTCTTACATCGATCGGTTTTTGTTTGGTGCTGTTAGGATGCAATGATCAATTCCTCTCTTAGGTGGTAGTTCGGATGGGGTAGAAAAGAGATCTTCATATTGTTTGAGTAGAGACTTGATCATTGGCAAATCCTCTTCCTCCCCTTTTTCCACTGTTTTGTCATACCAATCAGGCTCTTCTTCCACTTCGAATTTCTGGAACTCAAGTAGGAACTCAAGTAGGAACTCTTGATCTTTCTCTTCCCAAGTTTTGGTGATAGTTTTGAGGGAACATTCTGCCTTAACTAATGATGGATCCGCCCTCAATGTGACTTTCGTTTCACCCACCTTGAATGACATAGTCAAAGTTGGCTAATGAATTTTCACGAGGCCAGTAGTATTCGGCCATTGCATACCTAGGATTAGATCCACTCGTCCTAATTCAACTGCTAAAAGTCAGCAATGATAGTGAGTTTTGTAGCTTCACTTCAACTCTTGTACATTACCCTTTGCCTCTTCTATTTGACCCATCACCTATGGTTACTCCAAAAGCCGTGCCTTCCTCAATGGTCAGTTTCAGCTCTTCCACTAGTGCTTGGTGAATAAAATTGTGGGTGGCTCCACTGTCAATGAGTATCAACATCTCCCTACCCTTCGCTACTCCCTTGAGTTTCATGGTTCTTTTAGAGGAGAAACCCAGGATTGTCCTCATTTTAATTTCAGTTTCAGGTGGGACTTCAAGATTTTTCAGCTCCATTACTTCTTTCTCTCCCTCTATCAGTACATTGCCTTCTCCCTCTCCCTCTTCTTCATTCATAATGAATAGCATTAGTTCTCTTTTTTCCTTGATCTTACAACGATGACCATGTGAATACTTTTCATTGCATCTAAAACAAAGGCCCTTATCCAGCCTTTTCATAGGAGGTTCACCTTTGCTGTAGTTTCCCTTGATAGGGATAGTTATTTGCTTCATTTGAAAATCTGCCCTGCTGCTGTTTCCTTTCTCCCCTCCCCCTGTTTTCTTGAAGACTTGGTTCACAGCTCCACTAAACCCTTGGTTGCTTAATTCTGCTGTTGCTAACTTCAAGGCTATATTTCTATCATTAACAAGCTAAGCCTCTCTCAATGCTTCCAATGTTGTAGGGTGTCGGCTGGTTACTTCTGCTTGTAAAGAGGGTTCTAATGCGGTTAAAAATGCATCCATGAGCACACTTTCGGCCATATCTGGAAGAGGGGTTGAGTAGTTTAAAAATTTCTTAACATAATCATTGTAGGATCCATCTTGTGTAATCCTAATCAGTCTTGCTCCCAAACTCCCTTGTCCAGTGTCCCTAAAGTGTTGGAACATTCTTTCTTCAAATCCGACCACGATTCAACTTTCTTTCGATTGTGGCTCCATCTATACCAGTCCACTTCATCTTAGCCAAAACTCACCACAGCCACTTTGACCTTTTCAGCTTTTAGAAGGTCATTCATTAATCTCGAAAAAATGTTCTGCACGGTAAACCCTTGATTCTGGGTTCTTTCCAAGGAACATGGGCATTTCCAGCTTTTTATACTTACTTCTATCCACAGCCCTTGTCGTGTTGTCCAAAATAGCTTCTGAGTCGGCCATTTCCCCTTTTGTTTCATCACATACCCATCGGACGTTCCAGATCCATTTCTCCTTCGATATGAACTATTATCTCTCATGTCATCAGGCATATGGTCGACTGCCTTCTTCAACTCGAGCATCATTTCCTCAGACCCAGAACTTCCTTTTTAGTACCTTCTAAGCGCTCTTCCATTTGTTTATTCGCCATTAACCATGTCACAACCCCAATATGTTAGGATTCCTCTCTTAAAAGACAATAATAATCCCAACAAAATGATAGAAAGAGAGGCAGCACTATGGGATTTACTTATATTTCAATAAACAGAAAGTTCAACGAGGAAAATATCCAGATAAAAGTAAATAAACAGCAAGGAAATACACACCAGATCAGCaagaaagataaagaaaataGCCCAGCCCTTAGTATGGCTGACGACTCCTCCCTAGAAGACAAgtctttttcaaaataaaacctACCTCACCAATCCCTATTAttctatttatagtacccatCATTAGTGGCCCCGCCAGTatcattcttttctttatttctctcCCAGCTCTGCCCCCTGTACATTTACTTTCCTGCCCTTTCGTTTATACTGATGGATAATAGGAGGCCTTACATAACCTTTGTGTTGCACTGGCTATTATTTGTAGGTGTCAGGGTGCAGTTAGTTTGTTTAGTCACTCTGGCTTCATTTCTCGGAGCCGGAGAGGTTATATGATGAGGTTTGGGAGATGACGAGGTTCAATGCCTCCTCGTGGGTGTTGGTCACTATTTCCATGACCTTGGTTTGGATGTGTTGAATTGGAATCACCTTTTATAGTTTCGGTCTCTTTTTTTGTTGGGCTTGTTTTTTTTGTATGGCATTCTTTTATTTCTCTAGAAAAACTCTTTCTCTTACCAAAAAGGAGgaaatgaaaaaacaaaactaCAAATGTAGCtatgttttaatcatatttatTGAGAAATAGCGGATGTGATTGACCCAATATGCTAGTATTATGGTGGCCTTGTACTGTGTAAAAGAATACATGGCGATTctcataaaatttattttatattctatTTTTTCAGTGATGATGATGACTTCTATGACCGAACGAAGAAGCCTTCAAATAAAAAAGCTGGTGAAAATCAATCAATTGAAACTGCTGATTCTCTACTTGATAAGAGAGATGCCATCaagaaagaaatggaagaaaaaagagGATTGCTTTTGAGTGAGGAAAACAAAATGGAATCACAGACATATTTGGACACTGGCACTGATGCTCTCGATGCTTACATGTCGGGCCTTTCATCTCAGCTAGGTTTGGTTCTTAGACATATAGAAGATACCTTGGTGCGCTGTTTTATACGTATAAGTTGTTCCTTGATTGAGTGCGAGTTCtactttcttcttttgttatttCAATACTCATGTATATTATGTATAGTATATAACATCCAACGCATTTTTTGCAGCTAAAACTAATCCTGTAATGAACTTGAGAATTCATGCTAATATTTTACTCCTTTTAAATGTGATGGATAAGACTAACTATTTTGACTAATACTTAATTGAAGATATTATCTGAAAATTTATATTGTATGTTGCATAATGGTAGAGAACATTTCCTCTGACTTCTGTTGCTGATCTGATAATTGTTGGCAGTGCTTGACAAAACCACCAAGCTACAGAATGAATTATCATCTCTTCAGTCAGAACTAGATAGGATTTTGTACCTGTTGAAAATTGCTGATCCATCAGGAGAGGCAGCCGAGAAAAGGGAAACTTCAGCCCAGAAAAGTGATTCAAATGTAGGAGCAAAGCCTGAAAAGTTTAATGTTCCTTCATCTGTTAATGGGAAACCATGCAAGGGGCCACTGAAAGACGGGGATTCTAAAGAACAAGTGGTGGATGCTAAACAAGAAGTGAAAACCGCTCAGGATAGTGTTGAACCTAATGATTCAGTTACTGAAAAGATTGTGGATGATGCAAAAGATAAAAAAACTATCAGTTATACAGCTGTAAAGCCCCAGTGGCTTGGGGCTGTCAAAGAAATGAAGTCTGAAGAAATTCAGGAGGCTGTACCCTTGGATATACAAGAATCTGATGATTTTGTTGACTACAAAGACAGGAAAGAGGTTCTTCAGAATTCTGATATTAAGCCTACGAAAATGGATTCTGTGATAGAAAGTGCAGCCCCAGGTTTGATTTTGAGAAAACGAAAGCAAGAAGATCTATCTGATAGTCCCTTTGATGCCTCTCAACAGTCGACATCATCTTCTGAGGTAGACAAAGCAGAATTCATGGCAGAGGATGCTGTGGCTTTGCTGTTAAAGCACCAAAGAGGGTATCATGGATCAGACGAGGAAGAAGTTAGACATGAAAGCAAGCGTTCGACAGGTCggaacaaattaaaaaaagatgaGAAGAAGCCCAAGAGGGTTCTTGGTCCTGAAAAACCGTCATTTCTTGATACAAAAGCTGATTATGAATCATGGGTACCTCCTGAAGGTAAATTCCTTATTGAATGTACTGATACTACTATTAAATTTGAGACTTCTGACACTAAATTTTCAATATGCAGGCCAATCGGGCGATGGGAGGACAGCATTAAACGAACGTTATGGGTACTAATTTTCCTATGTTTCTAACAATATTGCCTGATATTGGGCCCCTCTGTTGCACCCTTATTGGAAAGATGCGGTCACTGCCCCATAAATTATGTCATCAGTCCGAGCTGCATTCTCCAGTGTATAAAAGTAGAGGTAACTAGGGACGGGTGGTTTCTAAAACCTCGTGGTGAAgtagaaaagagaaaaggaactCAGGCAAAGATGTTCAAAAACCGAGGGAACTATCGAGATTAGGAAAGTTGCTTCTCCATTTAATAAGATAAGATAGAATTGTAGAAATTGAAAATTGTATGCTCTCTTGTTCTGGAAGATGTACTGTAAAATATGATACAAGATTACAAGGGTAGCTCTCTTGACCACGAATGTGAtcgtttttaaaaatttgctaCAATCTTGTACTAACAGCTGGTGGTACTGAAATATAGGTTACGTTCTTGGGGGTACTATAGACTTTTGCTTCATTTTCCCGCCTTTGTAAGATTTCATGTACTAATACCTTCCACTTTGTGAGATTATCTCAGTTACATTAGTTTATTTTAAGGTTTAAAGCAATAGTTAGAAGTCTCTGAGTATTGTAATATAAGTTTCATAAAGATAAAGATGGAACTGAAGTTTCTTAACTAAAAGTTTAGTGTTGGTGAAATTTTCATCAAACAAGTCCTAACTTCtgaattttttttacatataaaCTAAGGTGAGAATTCAAACAAACATTTTAGTGAAGATGGTTGCTTTTAACTGTTGGATTGTACCTAATATCCGTCGATAACTTACAGTTATAATGTATATAAGTGATTATCTAATTTCCTCGTAGCAATATAAGCAAAAAAAGGGTGCTCAGctttatcttttgaaattatagTCAAAAGGAAAATTTGGGAAATGTAGACTTCAAATCAGTGATTTTGAGAAGTGAGTAGTTTAGGTGACGTTTTTAGTTAAAACCAAACTCATTCTCCACCATATTACTTCCACTCAACTTTTTCAAGGATCAGATAGATATCCATTatggtttgtttgtttgttacttcatctttttaaggaaaaaaaaatatcctTTTTACTTCTGACATCAGTGCAAAGTAAACACAtgcattttaaaattagttGGTGACAATTTTAGCCCATTGGCTATAAATTTGATTTCTAAAATTTGGGAGGTATCTATTTAGTTTCTTTATGTCGAAAATGATTTTAGaaacttttaaaaacaaatttacaCAATTTATAGCTTAATTTAAACCCAAGATATTTAAATAGACTGTCATGTTGAAAAAACAGTGAGATAATCTATTAGGATtccagttaatactaaagcaaATAACAGTTGTAATAGCTATAGAGGCAGCAAAGAAGAATAACACATGAAACTTTATTAACCCTGTTCGGctaatattgcctacgtctgggaAGCTGCATACAACCTtagtaatctttattaatattcacttgagtTAATATATATCAATACAACATATGGTACTCTGCTCAATAATATAACTTTATAACATGCGTCttgacatcagactccaggctccccctgagttacttatcttcacgatgtctagcttcaggctccccttgaacacatgagtgaatatctttgGCGACGTCTTTAGATCCCTCTAAAGGTCCTCGTGATCATACCAATCACTTGTTTTGTCTATTACTCATAATTAATAGTTACTACGATCAACATGAAGATCTCATTGACATAAGATCATCGTACCTTTTTAACTCCGTAGCTTCTCGGACGACCTTGATACAAATGACCGTCTTCGACCTGTATTTTTCGCTTTTTCGCCACACACCTTCTCCACTGTGTAACgtcacatatataatatatgtatagatCTTCTTATCTTAACAAGATTTATAGAATAGTGGAAACTCTTTTTATCTCTTaaatatctcatcttttaattcattaatcaaagataattagtcaaagatattccaTAAAATATTT
This region of Cucumis melo cultivar AY chromosome 7, USDA_Cmelo_AY_1.0, whole genome shotgun sequence genomic DNA includes:
- the LOC103495714 gene encoding uncharacterized protein LOC103495714 is translated as MTTDMGPPPPRNTFSSSPMDSDAVALEEDSTVSSTATKAPMGLPPPKIPTPPDSDPPALTSAQENESPVNSINSDASEHTEKVSDGSASASDKAVELASKQPQSVSVPYTIPSWSGVPSHRFYLEVLKDGCIVDQLNVYEKGAYMFGRVDLCDFVLEHPTISRFHAVLQFRSNEDAYLYDLGSTHGSFINKNQVKKRVFVDLHVGDVIRFGHSSRLYIFQGPNHLMLPEADLTLMKKAKMREETLEREASLRRARQEASLADGISWGMGEDAVEETEDEVDEVTWQTYSGQLTEKQQKTREKVLKRTEKISHMKKEIDAIRAKDISQGGLTQGQQTQIARNEQRITQIMEELENLEETLNDSIRESLGARSGIRSRGKKGGGMEDDEEVLSDDDDFYDRTKKPSNKKAGENQSIETADSLLDKRDAIKKEMEEKRGLLLSEENKMESQTYLDTGTDALDAYMSGLSSQLVLDKTTKLQNELSSLQSELDRILYLLKIADPSGEAAEKRETSAQKSDSNVGAKPEKFNVPSSVNGKPCKGPLKDGDSKEQVVDAKQEVKTAQDSVEPNDSVTEKIVDDAKDKKTISYTAVKPQWLGAVKEMKSEEIQEAVPLDIQESDDFVDYKDRKEVLQNSDIKPTKMDSVIESAAPGLILRKRKQEDLSDSPFDASQQSTSSSEVDKAEFMAEDAVALLLKHQRGYHGSDEEEVRHESKRSTGRNKLKKDEKKPKRVLGPEKPSFLDTKADYESWVPPEGQSGDGRTALNERYGY